In Procambarus clarkii isolate CNS0578487 chromosome 53, FALCON_Pclarkii_2.0, whole genome shotgun sequence, the following proteins share a genomic window:
- the LOC138352422 gene encoding streptococcal hemagglutinin-like, whose product MYTFSVTSVSAKSVTSVSAKSVTSVSAKSVTSVSAKSVTSVSAKSVTSVSAKSVTSVSAKSETSVSAKSETSVSAKSETSVSAKSETSVSAKSETSVSAKSVTSVSAKSETSVSAKSETSVSAKSVTSVSAKSVTSVSAKSVTSVSAKSVTSVSAKSVTSVSAKSVTSVSAKSVTSVSAKSVTSVSAKSETSVSAKSETSVSAKSVTSVSAKSVTSVSAKSVTSVSAKSVTSVSAKSVTSVSAKSVTSVSAKNISR is encoded by the exons AGTGTGACGAGTGTGAGTGCCAAGAGTGTGACGAGTGTGAGTGCCAAGAGTGTGACGAGTGTGAGTGCCAAGAGTGTGACGAGTGTGAGTGCCAAGAGTGTGACGAGTGTGAGTGCCAAGAGTGTGACGAGTGTGAGTGCCAAGAGTGTGACGAGTGTGAGTGCCAAGAGTGAGACGAGTGTGAGTGCCAAGAGTGAGACGAGTGTGAGTGCCAAGAGTGAGACGAGTGTGAGTGCCAAGAGTGAGACGAGTGTGAGTGCCAAGAGTGAGACGAGTGTGAGTGCCAAGAGTGTGACGAGTGTGAGTGCCAAGAGTGAGACGAGTGTGAGTGCCAAGAGTGAGACGAGTGTGAGTGCCAAGAGTGTGACGAGTGTGAGTGCCAAGAGTGTGACGAGTGTGAGTGCCAAGAGTGTGACGAGTGTGAGTGCCAAGAGTGTGACGAGTGTGAGTGCCAAGAGTGTGACGAGTGTGAGTGCCAAGAGTGTGACGAGTGTGAGTGCCAAGAGTGTGACGAGTGTGAGTGCCAAGAGTGTGACGAGTGTGAGTGCCAAGAGTGAGACGAGTGTGAGTGCCAAGAGTGAGACGAGTGTGAGTGCCAAGAGTGTGACGAGTGTGAGTGCCAAGAGTGTGACGAGTGTGAGTGCCAAGAGTGTGACGAGTGTGAGTGCCAAGAGTGTGACGAGTGTGAGTGCCAAGAGTGTGACGAGTGTGAGTGCCAAGAGTGTGACGAGTGTGAGTGCCAAGA ATATTTCACGTTAA